The following coding sequences are from one Mytilus trossulus isolate FHL-02 chromosome 8, PNRI_Mtr1.1.1.hap1, whole genome shotgun sequence window:
- the LOC134727679 gene encoding uncharacterized protein LOC134727679 — MAFGETISKEETNCLRITNFILTVARDVVRKRFDLLYPPSTLETTVQSNWTKIEELQQRKLITSKQVALLFTQKGEVSASLDIKTMVVLMTCLTHNCSFELPEGADTTLDADLLRLRWYRTEITYISEVTMEKFETRWYSISQAVLRLGGERYTDVCNQLKTAPLHASDS, encoded by the exons aTTTCCAAGGAAGAAACAAATTGTTTAAGGATTACTAATTTCATTCTCACTGTAGCCAGAGATGTTGTTCGGAAACGCTTTGACTTATTATATCCTCCATCCACACTAGAAACAACTGTTCAATCTAACTGGACAAAAATAGAAGAGTTACAACAGAGAAAGTTGATCACTTCCAAGCAAGTGGCGTTGTTGTTTACGCAAAAAG GCGAGGTCTCGGCTTCACTAGACATCAAGACTATGGTTGTACTAATGACATGTCTGACACATAACTGTTCATTTGAATTACCGGAGGGTGCTGATACTACACTGGATGCAGACTTGTTACGCCTTCGGTGGTACCGAACTGAAATAACTTACATCAGTGAGGTCACAATGGAAAAATTTGAAACTCGCTGGTATAGTATAAGTCAA gCCGTACTAAGACTAGGAGGGGAAAGATACACCGATGTTTGCAATCAACTAAAGACGGCTCCTTTACATGCAAGCGACTCATAG